A window of the Branchiostoma floridae strain S238N-H82 chromosome 12, Bfl_VNyyK, whole genome shotgun sequence genome harbors these coding sequences:
- the LOC118426964 gene encoding creatinase-like, with protein MSTFGHRPGPGSSHGDTGTTQDVQSRPAHAHNPIPAGKQHVDASRHQQLPLTDDLMPRLIDRKNGQKVKPTFSVEELQRRLDKLRALMLSSNIDAVLFTSYHNINYYCDFLYCAFGRPYGLVITMDKVLVIASAIDGGQPWRRTQIGENILYTDWQRDNFYHAVQAELAGRGLMTLGVEFDDMTLDGFTKLNLAVPDMQKVNIGKPAMRLRMKKSDEEIALIRDGARIADQGGWACVEALEEGVPEYELAMHASNTMIREVARSYPHGELMNTWASILSGINTDGGHNPVTSRRVRSGDILSLNTFPMIAGYYTALERTLFLNHASDAHLALWEINCQVHRLGLELIRPGARCCDIATELNEMYREHGLLQYRSFGYGHSFGSLCHYYGREAELELREDIPTVLEPGMVVSMEPMIMIPEGMPGAGGYREHDILVVTEDGAEDITGFPFGPEHNIIKKT; from the exons ATGTCAACATTCGGACACAGGCCAGGACCAG GTTCCTCCCATGGCGACACCGGCACCACACAGGACGTGCAATCACGCCCCGCACATGCACACAACCCGATACCAGCTGGAAAACAGCACGTTGACGCCTCCCGACACCAGCAGCTGCCCCTGACAGACGACCTGATGCCCCGGCTCATCGACAGGAAGAACGGACAGAAG GTCAAGCCGACGTTCTCAGTGGAAGAACTCCAGAGAAGACTGGACAAGCTGCGCGCTCTCATGCTCAGCAGTAATATAGACGCAGTCCTCTTCACCTCCTACCATAACATCAACTACTACTGCGACTTTCTGTACTGCGCCTTCGGTAGACCTTACGGGCTGGTCATCACCATGGACAAGGTGCTCGTCATAGCCTCAG CCATCGACGGTGGCCAACCCTGGAGAAGGACGCAGATTGGCGAGAACATCCTTTATACCGACTGGCAGCGGGACAACTTCTACCACGCAGTCCAAGCGGAGCTAGCCGGGCGAGGCCTCATGACGCTCGGCGTGGAGTTCGACGACATGACGCTAGATGGCTTCACCAAGCTGAACCTCGCCGTGCCCGACATGCAGAAAGTAAACATAGGGAAGCCTGCCATGCGCCTGCGCATGAAGAAATCGGACGAGGAGATCGCACTCATCAG AGACGGCGCGCGTATTGCCGACCAGGGCGGCTGGGCTTGTGTGGAGGCGCTAGAAGAAGGCGTGCCTGAGTACGAGCTGGCGATGCACGCCTCCAACACCATGATACGGGAAGTGGCCAGGAGCTACCCGCATGGCGAACTCATGAACA CTTGGGCCTCGATCCTGTCAGGGATCAACACTGACGGGGGACACAACCCTGTGACGTCACGGCGCGTGCGCAGTGGAGACATCCTGTCACTCAACACCTTCCCCATGATTGCTGG GTACTACACAGCCTTGGAGAGGACCTTGTTCTTGAACCACGCCTCCGACGCACATCTCGCACTCTGGGAGATCAACTGTCAA GTACACCGGCTGGGCCTGGAGCTGATCCGGCCGGGAGCACGCTGCTGTGACATCGCCACTGAGCTGAACGAGATGTACCGGGAACACGggctgctgcagtaccgcagcTTCGGCTACGGGCACTCCTTCGGCTCTCTCTGTCACTACTACGGCAGGGAAGCAG AATTGGAACTGCGTGAAGACATCCCGACCGTTCTAGAGCCCGGGATGGTTGTCTCCATGGAGCCGATGATCATGATACCCGAGGGCATGCCGGGAGCGGGCGGTTACCGTGAGCACGACATCCTGGTTGTGACGGAGGACGGGGCGGAGGACATTACAGGCTTCCCATTCGGTCCTGAACACAACATAATCAAAAAGACATAA